One genomic segment of Paraburkholderia aromaticivorans includes these proteins:
- a CDS encoding LysR substrate-binding domain-containing protein yields MLDLELLNTLICVVDEGSFTRAGERVHRTQSTVSQQVRKLEELVGRTLLLRDRTGNQVTATEHGELLAQYARRLLALAQEAQDALVSEVELTPVRIGVPEDFDARRMSAMLSGFVKAKPGVRLETVAGMSVDLQRKLASGEIEIALVKREPGSGECLASWPESLVWVRGGQVELPDESADEPIPLALFPHGCVYRQRAIRSLDRAHRRWRIAFGSQSLTGIQAAVSSGLGISVLPTSAVLPEHRLCTGLPRLPPTELALVTSRGVLNALQLALVEFLKAEIKA; encoded by the coding sequence ATGCTTGATCTCGAACTGTTGAACACACTGATTTGCGTCGTCGACGAAGGGAGTTTCACGCGCGCCGGCGAGCGTGTGCATCGAACGCAATCGACGGTCAGCCAGCAGGTGCGCAAACTGGAAGAACTGGTCGGGCGAACGCTGCTGCTGCGCGACCGCACCGGCAATCAGGTGACGGCGACCGAGCACGGCGAGTTGCTCGCGCAATACGCGCGCCGGCTGCTGGCGTTGGCGCAGGAAGCACAGGACGCGCTGGTCAGCGAGGTGGAACTGACGCCGGTTCGTATCGGCGTGCCGGAAGATTTCGACGCGCGGCGCATGTCGGCCATGCTGTCGGGCTTCGTCAAGGCAAAGCCGGGCGTGCGGCTGGAGACCGTCGCCGGCATGAGCGTCGACCTGCAACGCAAGCTGGCGAGCGGCGAGATCGAGATTGCGCTGGTCAAGCGCGAACCGGGCAGTGGGGAGTGTCTGGCGTCATGGCCGGAATCGCTGGTGTGGGTCCGCGGCGGGCAGGTTGAGTTACCGGACGAGTCGGCGGACGAGCCCATCCCACTGGCGCTATTTCCTCACGGGTGCGTGTACCGGCAACGCGCGATTCGCAGCCTCGACCGGGCGCATCGGCGCTGGCGCATCGCGTTCGGAAGTCAGAGTCTCACCGGCATTCAGGCCGCTGTTTCATCGGGTCTGGGGATTTCAGTGCTGCCCACGTCGGCGGTGCTGCCTGAGCATCGACTGTGCACGGGTTTGCCGCGGTTGCCCCCGACGGAGCTTGCGCTCGTGACTTCTCGCGGGGTGCTCAATGCGCTGCAGTTGGCGTTGGTCGAATTTCTGAAGGCGGAAATAAAGGCCTAG
- a CDS encoding fatty acid--CoA ligase — translation MQPFDPSVPLITPTPSAYGYPLLVRQLLVNALAVSPDQQITYRGERRHTFAALNRRIGRLANALAALGVRHGSTVAIMDWDSHRYLEGYFAIPMMGATMLTVNVRTSAQQIAYALNDANADVLIVHTDFLPLLEQIHGELRSVRTLIIAADGDGDGDGDSGGLDVPAMPCAGEFEHLLAAASEHFPFEDFDENTRAALFYTTGTTGDPKGVFYSHRQIVLHALATATTLCSPREGQRLHREDVYMPITPMFHVLAWGMPYIAVLLGLKIVLPGRYQPDTLLKLKASEKVTFSHCVPTLLQMLLDASGRDGQDLSGWKMIIGGSALSPTLCRAALARGIDVFSGYGMSETGPVVALSQCAPGAAPVSIDEEVRRRCMAGRPVPMVELRVVDADMNEVARDGRSQGEIVLRAPFLTQGYHGKPGASEALWAGGYLHTQDVAVVTQDSYVQIVDRMKDVIKTGGEWVSSIEVEALINAIPGVRESAVVGVKDDKWGERPQAFIVCEPDAALTGSEVRAHLLVLVEANRISRYAVPEIARIVFVAEIARTSVGKIDKKLLRQQSD, via the coding sequence GTGCAACCGTTCGATCCGTCCGTCCCCCTGATCACACCCACGCCGTCCGCTTATGGCTATCCGCTGCTCGTCAGGCAGCTGCTGGTGAACGCACTTGCCGTCTCGCCAGACCAGCAGATCACCTATCGCGGCGAGCGGCGCCACACGTTCGCCGCGTTGAACCGGCGCATCGGCCGTCTCGCCAATGCGCTGGCGGCGCTCGGTGTGCGGCATGGTTCGACCGTGGCGATCATGGACTGGGACAGCCACCGCTACCTCGAAGGATATTTCGCAATCCCGATGATGGGTGCGACCATGCTCACGGTCAACGTGCGCACTTCCGCGCAGCAGATCGCGTATGCATTGAACGACGCGAATGCGGACGTGCTGATCGTGCACACGGATTTTCTGCCGCTCCTCGAGCAGATTCACGGCGAACTGCGCAGTGTGCGCACCCTGATCATCGCCGCCGACGGCGATGGCGATGGCGATGGCGACAGCGGCGGCCTCGATGTGCCGGCGATGCCGTGCGCGGGCGAATTCGAACATCTGCTCGCGGCCGCTTCCGAGCACTTCCCGTTCGAGGACTTCGACGAGAACACGCGCGCGGCGCTCTTCTACACCACCGGTACGACAGGCGACCCCAAAGGCGTGTTCTACAGCCATAGGCAGATCGTGCTGCATGCGCTGGCGACGGCGACCACGTTGTGCTCCCCGCGAGAGGGCCAGCGGCTGCACCGCGAAGACGTCTATATGCCGATCACGCCGATGTTCCACGTGCTCGCATGGGGCATGCCCTATATCGCCGTGCTGCTCGGCCTGAAGATCGTACTGCCCGGCCGCTATCAGCCCGACACGCTGCTCAAGTTGAAAGCCAGCGAGAAAGTGACGTTTTCGCATTGCGTGCCCACCCTGCTGCAAATGCTGCTCGATGCCTCCGGGCGCGACGGACAGGACCTGTCCGGCTGGAAGATGATCATCGGCGGCTCCGCGCTGTCGCCGACGCTGTGTCGAGCCGCGCTGGCTCGCGGCATCGATGTGTTTTCCGGCTATGGAATGTCCGAGACCGGACCGGTGGTCGCTCTTTCGCAGTGCGCGCCGGGCGCGGCGCCCGTGAGCATCGACGAAGAAGTTCGGCGGCGCTGCATGGCCGGACGGCCGGTGCCGATGGTGGAGCTGCGCGTGGTCGACGCGGACATGAACGAGGTGGCGCGCGACGGCCGCAGCCAGGGCGAGATCGTGTTGCGCGCGCCCTTCCTGACTCAGGGATATCACGGCAAGCCGGGCGCTTCAGAAGCGCTGTGGGCGGGCGGTTACCTGCACACTCAAGACGTGGCCGTCGTCACACAGGACAGCTATGTACAGATCGTCGACCGCATGAAGGACGTCATCAAGACCGGCGGTGAATGGGTCTCGTCGATCGAGGTCGAGGCGCTGATCAACGCCATTCCGGGCGTGCGCGAAAGCGCAGTCGTCGGCGTGAAGGACGATAAGTGGGGCGAGCGTCCGCAGGCGTTCATCGTATGCGAGCCGGATGCGGCGTTGACCGGCAGCGAGGTTCGCGCGCATCTGCTCGTGCTCGTGGAGGCGAACCGGATCAGCCGTTATGCCGTACCCGAGATTGCGCGCATCGTCTTCGTTGCGGAGATCGCCAGGACGAGCGTCGGAAAGATCGACAAAAAACTGCTACGCCAACAATCCGATTGA
- a CDS encoding haloacid dehalogenase type II, producing the protein MSLHNTGRPQWLTFDCYGTLIQWDEGLRAAVGDILRTKHGNVVDPAKLIEVYDRHEHALEQTPPHRSFRQVAGEGLRLALEELGLHGEQDDIGVLTDSISAMPPFPEVVSTLRRLREDGYRLCIVSNTDDDIISGNVAQLGGYIDRVITAQQAGAYKPARRLFDYAHEQLGITKDDVVHICASPHLDHAAARNIGFRCVWIDRGTGRTLLPDYTPDATLATLDQVPALFTSLGW; encoded by the coding sequence ATGTCACTTCACAACACAGGCCGCCCGCAGTGGCTCACTTTCGACTGCTACGGCACACTGATCCAATGGGATGAAGGTTTGCGGGCCGCGGTCGGCGACATTCTGCGGACGAAACACGGCAACGTCGTCGATCCGGCAAAACTCATCGAGGTCTACGACCGGCACGAGCATGCGCTGGAGCAGACACCTCCGCATCGCTCGTTCCGCCAGGTGGCCGGCGAGGGCTTGCGTCTCGCGCTCGAAGAACTCGGCTTGCACGGCGAGCAGGACGACATTGGTGTGCTGACCGATAGCATCTCCGCGATGCCGCCGTTTCCCGAGGTGGTGTCCACACTGCGGCGGCTGAGGGAAGATGGCTATCGCCTGTGCATCGTGTCGAATACGGACGATGACATCATCTCAGGCAACGTCGCGCAGCTCGGCGGCTACATCGACCGTGTGATAACCGCGCAGCAGGCGGGCGCGTACAAGCCGGCGCGCAGACTGTTCGACTATGCTCACGAACAACTCGGTATAACGAAGGACGACGTCGTGCATATTTGCGCGAGCCCGCATCTGGATCACGCGGCCGCGCGCAATATCGGGTTTCGCTGCGTGTGGATCGATCGCGGAACAGGCCGCACCTTGCTGCCCGACTACACCCCGGACGCGACGCTCGCGACACTCGATCAGGTGCCGGCACTCTTCACTTCACTTGGCTGGTAA
- a CDS encoding porin, whose protein sequence is MKVKLTAAAVLVAWTGVAHAQSSVTLYGILDAGLLYQSSSAATFSPKAPNTGKVFRFKDGGIYSSIWGIRGSEDIGAGYKVNFRLQGSFDSGTGKSGLTDTPGTTAVFNQFTTIGVSGPIGTFTAGRQIVPMIYAMAETDARSAQYFGSILTAWLGMNQAAGWPGTSTNAPIGALYDSNALVYQSPAFGGVSLGLEYAPGGVAGQWQGGTRESAVLKYANYGLNLAAVYYNGHDANPAPGAPLTGVDNNRFVYLGGMYTIEGFSVSASYANGRNPAHSNQVNLDMYSVGLRYRFSPAFTVASGLYYLKDKNHSSNKSTEIAIGAEYNVSKRTLAYAQVGHVNNQGGMNQTIVYGQPVAPGVGTTAVMLGLRHNF, encoded by the coding sequence ATGAAGGTGAAACTGACCGCAGCCGCCGTGCTGGTCGCATGGACAGGCGTCGCGCATGCCCAATCGTCGGTCACGCTCTATGGCATCCTCGATGCGGGACTGCTGTATCAGAGCAGTTCGGCGGCGACGTTCTCGCCGAAAGCGCCGAACACGGGCAAAGTGTTCCGCTTCAAGGATGGCGGTATTTACTCGAGCATCTGGGGCATCCGCGGCAGCGAGGATATCGGCGCCGGCTACAAGGTCAATTTCAGGCTGCAAGGTTCGTTCGACAGCGGCACGGGCAAATCCGGCCTCACGGACACGCCCGGGACAACCGCGGTTTTTAACCAGTTCACGACAATTGGTGTCTCGGGGCCAATCGGCACGTTCACGGCCGGCCGTCAGATCGTGCCGATGATCTACGCGATGGCCGAAACCGACGCACGCTCGGCCCAGTATTTCGGCAGCATTCTGACCGCGTGGCTCGGGATGAACCAGGCGGCGGGTTGGCCGGGAACCAGCACGAATGCGCCGATCGGTGCGCTTTATGACAGTAACGCGCTCGTCTACCAGTCGCCGGCTTTCGGCGGCGTATCGCTTGGACTGGAATACGCGCCTGGCGGCGTGGCCGGCCAGTGGCAGGGCGGCACGCGCGAGTCGGCGGTCCTCAAGTATGCAAACTACGGACTCAATCTGGCCGCCGTCTACTACAACGGGCATGATGCGAACCCGGCGCCGGGCGCGCCGCTTACGGGGGTCGACAACAACCGTTTTGTCTATCTCGGCGGGATGTATACGATCGAGGGCTTTTCCGTGTCGGCTTCGTATGCAAACGGCAGGAATCCTGCACACTCGAATCAGGTCAACCTCGACATGTACTCCGTCGGCCTGCGCTATCGATTTTCGCCTGCATTCACCGTGGCGTCCGGTCTCTACTACCTAAAAGACAAGAACCATTCGTCGAACAAGTCGACTGAGATCGCGATCGGCGCCGAATACAACGTCTCGAAGCGCACGCTGGCCTACGCCCAGGTCGGTCATGTGAACAATCAAGGCGGCATGAACCAGACGATCGTCTACGGCCAACCGGTTGCGCCGGGCGTTGGCACCACGGCGGTCATGCTCGGCTTGCGCCACAACTTCTGA
- a CDS encoding aldolase, with amino-acid sequence MAHTLLSTASKASSPHVRLDADAVMQARIELAACFQLAARHGLEEGICNHFSAVVPGHDDLFFVNPYGYAFAEITASRLLICDFDGHVVHGEGKPEATAFYIHARLHRLMPRVKAAFHTHMPNATALCLLEGPPLLWLGQTALKFYGRTAVDEHYNGLALDESEGDRIAAAMGDADILFLKNHGVMVAGADIAQAWDDLYYLERAAAVQLKAMSANQPLKPVPHEVAQRAYEQMRVGDPDSARAHLDSGMRELRRQGIAFDR; translated from the coding sequence ATGGCGCATACACTTCTATCCACCGCCTCCAAGGCGAGCTCACCCCACGTGCGGCTCGACGCGGACGCGGTCATGCAGGCTCGTATCGAACTGGCCGCGTGTTTTCAGCTCGCGGCGCGGCACGGCCTGGAGGAAGGGATCTGCAATCACTTCTCGGCCGTCGTCCCTGGCCACGACGATCTGTTCTTTGTGAATCCGTACGGCTATGCGTTCGCCGAAATCACTGCATCACGACTTCTGATTTGCGATTTCGACGGACACGTTGTCCACGGTGAGGGCAAACCGGAAGCGACCGCGTTCTATATCCATGCGCGCCTGCACCGGTTGATGCCACGCGTGAAGGCCGCGTTTCACACGCATATGCCGAACGCCACGGCGCTGTGTCTGCTGGAGGGACCACCGCTGCTGTGGCTCGGGCAGACGGCGTTGAAGTTCTACGGCCGCACGGCGGTCGATGAGCACTACAACGGTCTGGCGCTGGACGAGTCGGAAGGGGACCGCATCGCCGCGGCAATGGGCGACGCCGACATCCTGTTTCTGAAGAACCACGGTGTGATGGTGGCGGGCGCGGACATCGCGCAGGCGTGGGACGACCTGTATTACCTGGAGCGCGCCGCAGCGGTGCAGCTCAAGGCGATGAGCGCCAATCAGCCGCTCAAGCCCGTGCCTCATGAGGTCGCGCAACGCGCGTACGAACAAATGCGCGTTGGCGATCCGGACAGCGCGCGAGCGCACCTCGACAGCGGTATGCGGGAACTGCGCAGGCAGGGCATTGCGTTCGACAGATAG
- a CDS encoding SRPBCC family protein has product MKPRTRFVTATLAVLVVIALLAAPLPQRIGLDTRIVTVASIQRPPTVVFDYVTTPAHWPDWHPSSLAVSGSVDHSLDLGEQVTEDFRVAGRRGRVVWTVAARERPDKWTIDGKIDSRPAGTVTYSLTSNGNGTRFQREFTYRAPSLWFAIFNWLVLRARIQSESDTAVSQLKRLLEATQH; this is encoded by the coding sequence ATGAAACCCCGTACACGGTTCGTCACGGCGACACTGGCCGTGCTCGTCGTTATCGCGTTGCTCGCCGCTCCATTGCCGCAGCGGATTGGACTCGACACACGCATCGTGACGGTTGCGTCGATTCAACGCCCTCCCACCGTCGTATTCGACTACGTCACGACTCCGGCTCACTGGCCGGACTGGCATCCGTCATCGCTCGCGGTCAGCGGCTCCGTCGACCATTCCCTCGATCTGGGCGAGCAGGTGACGGAGGACTTCCGTGTAGCGGGCAGGCGCGGCCGCGTCGTGTGGACGGTCGCGGCACGGGAGCGCCCGGACAAGTGGACGATCGACGGAAAGATCGACAGCAGACCGGCTGGCACCGTCACCTATTCGCTGACATCGAACGGAAACGGAACCCGCTTTCAACGTGAGTTCACTTATCGCGCGCCGTCGTTGTGGTTCGCGATATTCAACTGGCTCGTGTTGCGCGCGCGAATTCAATCGGAATCCGATACGGCGGTGTCGCAACTCAAGCGTCTTCTGGAGGCGACGCAGCACTAG
- a CDS encoding quinone oxidoreductase family protein produces the protein MAHAIRMHETGGPEVLRWEEVVVGDPGPGQVRLRHEAIGLNFADTYFRSGLYPMPLPAGMGVEAAGIVEAVGPNVTNVAVGDRVTYTGFLNTLGAYSSERIIAAAPLIRLPAGISCETAAAMTMRGLTSAYLLRRIHAFRPGDTILLHAAAGGVGLIVSQWAKLLGLIVIGTVSNESKAAVARAHGCDYTIDYSREDVAKRVRELTEGAGVDVVFDSVGKDTFDASLDSLRRRGLMVCVGTASGPIPPFNPQILAMKGSLYLTRPALADYIADPAEKDALAGELFDHVAAGRIKIEINQRYALQDAAQAHRDLESRRTTGSSVLFV, from the coding sequence ATGGCACATGCAATTCGAATGCACGAAACGGGTGGCCCCGAAGTATTGCGCTGGGAAGAGGTCGTCGTGGGCGATCCGGGCCCCGGCCAGGTCCGCCTGCGCCATGAAGCAATCGGACTCAATTTCGCCGACACCTACTTCCGCTCCGGCCTGTACCCCATGCCTTTGCCTGCGGGCATGGGCGTCGAAGCGGCGGGCATTGTCGAGGCGGTCGGTCCGAACGTGACGAACGTCGCGGTGGGCGACCGTGTTACGTACACCGGTTTTCTCAACACGCTTGGCGCTTATAGCAGCGAGCGGATAATCGCGGCTGCGCCGCTGATCCGGCTGCCCGCAGGCATCTCGTGCGAAACAGCCGCTGCGATGACAATGCGCGGCCTCACGTCCGCTTATCTGCTGCGGCGCATCCATGCATTCCGGCCCGGCGACACGATCCTGCTGCACGCTGCCGCCGGCGGCGTCGGACTGATCGTGTCGCAGTGGGCGAAGCTGCTCGGTCTGATCGTGATCGGCACGGTCTCGAACGAAAGCAAGGCGGCGGTCGCCCGCGCGCATGGCTGCGACTATACGATCGACTACAGCCGCGAGGACGTCGCGAAACGCGTGCGCGAATTGACTGAAGGGGCCGGCGTCGACGTCGTATTCGACAGCGTTGGCAAAGACACCTTCGACGCATCGCTCGATTCGCTACGGCGACGCGGCCTGATGGTCTGCGTCGGCACCGCGTCCGGACCGATTCCGCCGTTCAATCCGCAAATCCTTGCGATGAAGGGATCGCTCTATCTGACGCGCCCGGCGCTCGCCGACTACATCGCCGATCCCGCCGAAAAAGACGCCCTGGCCGGCGAATTGTTCGACCACGTCGCGGCCGGCCGCATCAAGATCGAAATCAATCAGCGCTACGCGTTGCAGGATGCCGCCCAGGCCCATCGCGACCTCGAATCGCGCCGGACAACCGGCTCATCCGTACTGTTCGTCTGA
- a CDS encoding LuxR C-terminal-related transcriptional regulator: MSTTSFGSESATTEIVLKTIPPRAPLHLLARSRLSAVGPSFNHQPLVLVQAPAGFGKTSLLAQWRREHLTAGATVAWLLADERDDADHLLPGLVHAMRTACARPDFGRLLLEGAPAVAGGLDGATAWLAEVARLSLDVVLFIDDADRMPADGAEVLAYVLHNAPPNLRIVVAARSGLEVAFGDLLAYGQAMLVGPEVLRFRLDETIALIGNRFGPRIDADACARLFEATDGWPLGLQLALAAMAHAADPRQTVDALATGPGRARDQLVGALLTKLSPEDEAFLTRISVVDMLHPDLCAALTGDAGAPERLLGLVRQTPVFITSEDGPWCRLHMLVRDVLRERLLALDAGAQTTLHTRATTWLAAHGMLQEAAYHALAAGQYQTAYELADRWLHDAVKQGHLATVLDWLDRLPESELERRPRLRLAAAWALALGQRHKEARCQVERVLAAPGVDTELRYECALILSAAAYYADEPDRFVELFEPWADHPPDGASWLAQVHANRLSARSVLFGEPAQARRFQQRVPRGQVGKGHGYLARWGDHIVALSYLREGQLRLAEEVVMPALTSAEADLGRRHPLTCMFAAIGAALSYEADRIDEAAALLANRLDVLERAGTPETVILAYCTAARVAGVRGSEHRALDLLEALHAMGLARRLPRLRIVSVAEQVRIHASRYRAQTCDALVRSIDEILADAAIPQGPLWRGSVALLRLFAGARADLAARRNDSALHTLTEAAELAQTQKLGVPRIELMALRAFALEQTGANGLPLLREAMNLAQTYDLTRTLADAHPALADWARRVSAEQTDSPETAHAIAVPRIARPPALRGTANPRAVPSVVLTPKEREILELLARNLSNKEIATAATVGEGTVKWHLKNLFGKLDASSRKHAVRRALVLGLLEEA, encoded by the coding sequence ATGTCCACCACTTCCTTTGGCAGTGAATCCGCTACGACAGAGATCGTCCTGAAGACGATCCCGCCGCGCGCACCGCTCCATCTGCTGGCGCGCTCACGCCTGAGCGCGGTAGGACCGTCGTTCAATCACCAGCCGCTCGTGCTGGTGCAAGCGCCCGCCGGATTCGGCAAGACCTCGCTGCTCGCCCAGTGGCGGCGCGAGCATCTGACTGCCGGCGCCACGGTAGCGTGGCTGCTTGCCGACGAGCGTGACGACGCCGACCACCTCCTGCCGGGCCTGGTTCATGCCATGCGCACGGCTTGCGCGCGGCCCGACTTCGGCCGGCTGCTGCTGGAGGGCGCGCCGGCAGTCGCCGGCGGTCTGGATGGCGCGACCGCGTGGCTCGCCGAAGTGGCGCGGCTGTCGCTCGATGTCGTGCTGTTCATCGACGACGCCGACCGGATGCCGGCCGACGGCGCGGAAGTGCTCGCGTACGTGTTACACAACGCGCCGCCGAACCTGCGAATCGTCGTTGCCGCGCGCAGCGGGCTCGAAGTGGCTTTCGGCGATCTGCTCGCCTATGGACAGGCAATGCTGGTCGGTCCCGAGGTGCTGCGCTTTCGTCTCGACGAGACAATCGCGCTGATCGGCAACCGCTTCGGCCCGCGCATCGACGCGGATGCCTGCGCGCGTTTGTTCGAAGCGACGGACGGCTGGCCGCTCGGTCTGCAACTCGCGCTCGCGGCCATGGCGCACGCGGCGGACCCGCGTCAGACCGTCGACGCGCTGGCAACCGGCCCGGGCCGGGCGCGCGATCAGCTCGTGGGCGCGTTGCTCACCAAGCTCTCCCCTGAAGACGAGGCGTTTCTCACGCGGATCAGCGTCGTCGACATGCTGCATCCCGACCTGTGCGCGGCGCTGACCGGCGACGCCGGCGCGCCCGAACGGCTGCTCGGTCTCGTGCGGCAAACTCCGGTGTTCATCACGTCCGAGGACGGCCCGTGGTGCCGCTTGCACATGCTCGTGCGCGACGTGCTGCGCGAGCGCTTGCTGGCGCTCGACGCCGGCGCGCAGACCACGCTCCACACGCGAGCGACGACGTGGCTCGCCGCGCACGGCATGTTGCAGGAGGCCGCCTATCATGCGCTGGCGGCCGGGCAGTACCAGACCGCCTACGAGTTGGCGGACCGGTGGCTGCACGATGCGGTCAAGCAGGGCCACCTGGCCACCGTGCTCGACTGGCTCGACCGGCTGCCGGAATCGGAACTCGAACGGCGGCCTCGTCTGCGGCTCGCGGCGGCCTGGGCACTCGCGCTCGGTCAGCGGCACAAGGAGGCGCGCTGCCAGGTGGAGCGCGTTCTCGCGGCGCCGGGCGTCGACACCGAGTTGCGCTACGAGTGCGCGCTGATTCTGAGCGCGGCTGCTTATTACGCTGACGAACCCGACCGTTTTGTCGAACTCTTCGAGCCCTGGGCGGACCATCCGCCCGACGGCGCATCATGGCTCGCGCAGGTCCACGCAAACCGCTTGTCGGCACGCTCCGTCCTGTTCGGCGAGCCGGCGCAAGCGCGACGTTTCCAGCAACGCGTGCCGCGCGGACAAGTCGGCAAAGGGCACGGCTATCTGGCGCGTTGGGGCGATCACATCGTTGCGTTGAGCTACTTGCGCGAAGGCCAGTTGCGCCTTGCCGAAGAGGTCGTGATGCCGGCGCTGACGAGCGCCGAGGCCGATTTGGGCCGGCGGCATCCGCTTACCTGCATGTTCGCGGCGATCGGTGCGGCGCTCAGCTATGAGGCCGATCGGATCGACGAAGCCGCCGCGTTGCTGGCAAACCGGCTGGATGTGCTCGAGCGCGCCGGTACGCCCGAGACGGTGATACTCGCTTACTGCACCGCCGCGCGCGTCGCGGGCGTGCGCGGCAGCGAGCACCGCGCGCTCGACCTGCTCGAAGCGCTGCACGCAATGGGCCTCGCGCGGCGGCTCCCGCGGCTGCGCATCGTCAGCGTCGCCGAGCAGGTGCGTATTCATGCGAGCCGGTATCGCGCCCAGACATGCGACGCCCTGGTGCGCAGCATCGACGAGATCCTGGCTGACGCGGCTATACCGCAAGGACCGCTGTGGCGCGGGTCAGTGGCCCTGCTGCGGCTCTTTGCAGGCGCCCGCGCCGACCTGGCGGCGCGGCGCAACGACAGTGCGTTGCATACTCTCACCGAGGCGGCGGAACTCGCCCAGACGCAAAAGCTCGGTGTGCCGCGCATCGAATTGATGGCGCTGCGCGCATTCGCGCTCGAGCAGACCGGCGCAAACGGCCTGCCGCTGCTGCGCGAGGCGATGAACCTCGCGCAGACCTACGATCTGACGCGAACGCTCGCCGATGCCCATCCGGCGCTCGCGGACTGGGCAAGACGCGTGAGCGCGGAACAGACCGATTCCCCCGAGACCGCTCACGCGATCGCCGTGCCGCGCATTGCGCGGCCGCCCGCGCTGCGCGGCACGGCCAATCCCCGCGCGGTGCCGAGCGTCGTGCTGACGCCAAAGGAGCGCGAGATCCTCGAACTGCTCGCGCGCAACCTGTCGAATAAGGAAATCGCCACGGCCGCGACGGTCGGCGAGGGCACGGTGAAGTGGCACCTGAAGAACCTGTTCGGCAAGCTCGACGCCAGTTCGCGCAAGCATGCGGTGCGTCGCGCGCTGGTCCTCGGCCTGCTCGAAGAGGCCTGA
- a CDS encoding universal stress protein — MYRHLLVPVDGADASIEALGQAVEFAQSIGARITFCPLPAALTGSRLDAGVDRDAQPADGEMTRELLVRAEAAARAQGVPCSLATPGANAPLPLAALAHAQGCDLICVAPRPAAAGTSADGTTTVDGGGIAVLVCAIDSRPAVVRAIGILLAGQRAISAHLHAALRAARVSRGTNPQYEPTTLHALASRLNELKPKQNAMTEALFARLRERTSAVDAELDELGRQHQRAMQMFDELGPLIASNDEFAATAVRLEEGLRACAQFTWENMGRKEGVVLPAARRYLSDTDWNALAQAFGAGCADEQPNTRTL, encoded by the coding sequence ATGTACCGTCACCTTCTCGTCCCAGTCGACGGCGCCGACGCTTCAATCGAAGCGCTGGGTCAGGCGGTCGAATTCGCCCAGTCGATCGGTGCGCGGATCACATTCTGCCCGCTGCCGGCCGCACTCACGGGCTCGCGTCTGGATGCGGGAGTCGATCGAGACGCGCAGCCGGCCGACGGCGAAATGACCCGGGAACTGCTCGTGCGGGCCGAAGCAGCGGCACGGGCGCAAGGCGTGCCGTGCTCGCTCGCCACCCCCGGCGCGAATGCGCCGCTGCCGCTTGCCGCGCTTGCCCATGCTCAGGGCTGCGATCTGATCTGCGTCGCTCCGCGCCCGGCGGCGGCCGGAACATCGGCGGACGGCACGACGACGGTCGACGGCGGCGGCATCGCGGTGCTGGTCTGCGCGATCGATTCGCGTCCGGCAGTCGTACGGGCGATCGGCATTCTGCTTGCCGGGCAACGCGCTATCTCCGCGCACCTGCATGCCGCGCTCCGCGCCGCCCGGGTGAGTCGCGGGACGAATCCACAGTACGAGCCGACAACGTTGCACGCGCTCGCCAGCCGGCTGAACGAGTTGAAGCCGAAACAAAACGCGATGACGGAAGCCCTGTTTGCGCGACTGCGCGAACGCACCTCCGCGGTCGATGCGGAACTTGACGAGCTGGGACGGCAGCATCAACGTGCCATGCAGATGTTCGACGAATTGGGCCCGTTGATCGCAAGCAATGACGAATTCGCGGCAACCGCCGTGCGGCTCGAAGAGGGTCTGCGCGCATGCGCGCAGTTCACCTGGGAAAACATGGGCCGCAAGGAAGGCGTGGTGCTGCCAGCCGCGCGGCGCTATTTGAGCGACACGGACTGGAACGCACTGGCGCAAGCGTTTGGCGCCGGCTGCGCCGATGAACAGCCGAACACCCGGACGCTGTAA